A single window of Mustela erminea isolate mMusErm1 chromosome 4, mMusErm1.Pri, whole genome shotgun sequence DNA harbors:
- the RNF182 gene encoding E3 ubiquitin-protein ligase RNF182, whose protein sequence is MASQPPDEAAEAQVSDELECKICYNRYNLKQRKPKVLECCHRVCAKCLYKIIDFGDSPQGVIVCPFCRFETCLPDDEVSSLPDDNNILVNLTCGGKGKKCLPENPTELLLTPKRLASLVSPSHTSSNCLVITIMEVQRESSPSLSSTPVVEFYRPASFDSVTTVSHNWTVWNCTSLLFQTSVRVLVWLLGLLYFSSLPLGIYLLVSKKVTLGVVFVSLVPSSLVILMVYGFCQCVCHEFLDCMAPSS, encoded by the coding sequence ATGGCCAGTCAGCCGCCAGATGAGGCGGCAGAGGCTCAGGTCTCTGACGAGCTCGAGTGTAAGATCTGTTATAATCGGTACAATCTGAAGCAGAGGAAACCCAAAGTGCTGGAGTGTTGTCACAGGGTTTGTGCCAAATGCCTCTACAAGATCATCGACTTTGGGGACTCGCCGCAAGGCGTCATCGTCTGTCCTTTCTGCAGGTTTGAGACCTGCCTGCCAGATGATGAAGTCAGTAGCCTGCCCGATGACAACAACATCCTGGTAAACTTGACTTGTGGAGGCAAAGGCAAGAAGTGCCTGCCCGAAAACCCCACCGAGCTGCTGCTGACCCCCAAGAGGCTGGCGTCCCTGGTCAGTCCCTCTCACACTTCCTCCAACTGCCTGGTCATAACCATCatggaggtgcagagagagagctCCCCGTCTCTGAGCTCCACTCCCGTGGTAGAATTTTATAGGCCTGCGAGTTTCGACTCTGTCACCACCGTGTCGCACAACTGGACAGTGTGGAACTGTACGTCCCTGCTCTTTCAGACGTCTGTCCGGGTGTTGGTGTGGCTGCTGGGCTTGCTCTACTTCAGCTCCTTGCCCTTAGGGATCTACCTACTGGTGTCTAAGAAAGTCACTCTTGGGGTTGTCTTTGTCAGCCTCGTCCCTTCAAGCCTTGTCATTCTCATGGTGTATGGTTTTTGCCAGTGTGTTTGTCACGAATTTCTAGACTGTATGGCACCTTCTTCTTAA